Proteins from a genomic interval of Sphingobacterium sp. SYP-B4668:
- a CDS encoding FecR family protein, which yields MQKEQILYLLKQYYQQQLTDAEWIELEHLLSTVDPMVLEEAFADFIAFYSDDSTEVTTQAVSEQRIERILSLDRRISPSSGREIPVRQIHPVLKKWAWSAAAVCLLFLGLYWYTHDRDLSPDESNSFTSIVNDIQPGGEGGRLHLGNGEEINLDTILGTPQIKLMGEGAYVKYDRSSATYVIAQELRSAAPLYHTVETPNGRRYRLRLSDGTQVWLNAGSKLTFPIAFSGQSRDVFVTGEAYFEVSKDSHRPFSVNVIGSSTKVQVLGTKFNISSYPEDKGFVTTLFEGKVKLVNSTQSKVLKPGDRAVAGVAGEIIVNPSENLKEEVAWKDNYFAFTDADIRTVMLELGRWYDLQVNYEGPMPTGKFSGKIGKELNFGQAMEILGGTDIKYKIDNHRNVTIITNH from the coding sequence ATGCAAAAAGAACAGATTTTATATTTGCTCAAACAATATTATCAGCAGCAGTTGACTGATGCAGAGTGGATTGAGCTCGAACATCTGCTGTCAACAGTTGATCCCATGGTATTGGAAGAAGCATTTGCTGATTTCATAGCTTTTTATTCCGATGACTCTACTGAGGTCACTACCCAAGCCGTTTCGGAGCAAAGGATTGAACGTATTTTGTCTCTGGATCGTCGTATCTCACCCTCATCAGGCCGAGAGATTCCCGTTCGTCAGATACATCCAGTTTTGAAAAAGTGGGCCTGGTCTGCAGCAGCCGTTTGTCTCCTGTTTCTTGGGCTATACTGGTATACCCACGATAGGGATCTTAGCCCCGATGAGTCTAACTCCTTTACAAGTATTGTCAATGATATTCAACCTGGAGGCGAGGGAGGACGGTTACATTTGGGCAATGGCGAAGAGATTAATTTAGATACGATATTGGGGACGCCTCAGATTAAGCTGATGGGTGAGGGGGCTTATGTCAAGTACGATAGGTCGAGTGCTACTTACGTCATCGCTCAAGAACTCAGGAGCGCCGCACCCTTGTATCACACCGTTGAGACACCTAATGGAAGGCGATATCGTCTTAGACTTAGCGATGGGACACAGGTATGGCTCAATGCGGGCAGCAAGCTTACATTCCCCATCGCATTTAGTGGACAGTCCAGAGATGTGTTTGTGACGGGTGAGGCCTATTTTGAAGTCAGTAAAGATTCACATCGTCCTTTCTCGGTCAATGTCATCGGAAGTAGTACCAAAGTCCAGGTATTAGGTACTAAGTTCAATATCTCTTCATATCCTGAGGATAAGGGCTTTGTGACCACTCTATTTGAAGGCAAGGTCAAGTTAGTCAATTCTACTCAATCCAAAGTCCTAAAACCAGGGGATCGTGCCGTTGCTGGGGTTGCTGGTGAGATTATAGTCAATCCAAGTGAGAACCTAAAAGAAGAAGTCGCATGGAAAGATAATTATTTCGCTTTTACCGATGCCGACATACGGACAGTCATGCTCGAGTTGGGACGTTGGTATGATCTTCAGGTCAACTACGAAGGTCCCATGCCTACTGGTAAATTCTCAGGAAAGATCGGAAAGGAGTTGAACTTTGGACAGGCTATGGAGATACTAGGAGGTACAGATATCAAATACAAGATAGACAATCATAGGAACGTCACTATTATAACCAATCATTAG
- a CDS encoding glycoside hydrolase family 27 protein: MNNKCYFAHYMLLLLMLCFSYSHAQEVKAPIMGWSSWNSFRININEQLIKEQTDALITSGLYKAGYRYINVDDGFFGGRGPDGKLFVDSTKFPNGMGAVADYIHSRGLKAGLYSEGGKNTCGSIWDQDPKGIGVGMYGHEKQDAHLFFNEWNFDFIKVDWCGGQEMKLDDQEQYSKIVHAIKAVKPDAGFNLCRWQFPGEWAIHMVDSWRISQDIHNSFKSVLGIIDINRDLYRYASPGHYNDMDMLQVGRGMTYEEDKSHFSMWCMLNSPLMAGNDLRTMSKQTIGILTNEELIALNQDKAFYQARSILKEGEVEVWEKLLFNKKKKAIAILNREDHPIEYILTASSVGVSPKSKIRDLWQHRSLGRMGVQRTFAIPPHGVVVLLVDI, translated from the coding sequence ATGAACAATAAATGTTATTTCGCCCACTACATGCTGTTGTTGCTAATGCTATGTTTCAGCTATAGCCATGCACAAGAGGTAAAGGCACCCATTATGGGGTGGAGCAGCTGGAATAGTTTTCGGATTAATATCAATGAACAATTGATCAAAGAGCAGACTGATGCATTGATTACATCTGGTCTGTATAAAGCTGGTTATCGGTATATCAATGTTGATGATGGCTTTTTTGGTGGTCGTGGTCCGGATGGTAAGCTTTTTGTCGATAGCACCAAATTTCCGAATGGTATGGGAGCTGTTGCGGACTACATCCACAGTCGCGGACTCAAGGCGGGGCTTTATTCCGAAGGAGGGAAGAATACCTGCGGGTCCATCTGGGACCAAGACCCCAAAGGCATAGGCGTGGGCATGTACGGCCACGAGAAGCAGGATGCTCACTTGTTTTTCAACGAATGGAACTTTGATTTTATCAAAGTAGATTGGTGTGGAGGGCAGGAGATGAAGCTTGACGACCAAGAGCAATACAGCAAGATTGTACACGCGATTAAAGCTGTTAAGCCCGATGCCGGGTTCAATCTTTGTCGTTGGCAGTTTCCCGGCGAATGGGCGATTCATATGGTTGATTCTTGGCGCATCTCTCAGGATATTCACAATAGTTTTAAATCTGTATTAGGTATTATCGATATCAATCGAGATTTATATCGTTATGCTTCACCTGGGCACTACAATGATATGGATATGTTACAGGTCGGCAGAGGGATGACCTATGAAGAAGATAAATCCCACTTTTCAATGTGGTGCATGCTCAATTCTCCATTAATGGCCGGTAACGATCTGCGTACTATGTCAAAGCAGACAATAGGTATCTTGACCAATGAGGAGCTCATTGCCTTAAATCAAGACAAGGCTTTTTATCAGGCGCGTAGCATTTTGAAAGAAGGCGAGGTAGAAGTTTGGGAGAAATTACTCTTTAACAAAAAGAAGAAAGCCATCGCTATTCTCAATCGTGAAGATCATCCAATAGAGTATATACTAACAGCCTCTTCGGTAGGGGTATCTCCCAAAAGTAAAATCAGGGATCTTTGGCAGCATCGCTCTTTGGGAAGAATGGGGGTCCAAAGAACCTTTGCTATTCCCCCTCATGGAGTTGTGGTATTACTTGTGGATATTTAA
- a CDS encoding efflux transporter outer membrane subunit, translated as MNNHININKRTRLWALATGMVAILAACSTGRYVPSKVELPSQYRIDSNAIVMNADSNLAKLSYRDFFTDPVLLDLIDSSLINNNNLQIALKQIDMATEAIKQAKWGYLPIVTATAGGATLTRPSDNSMNGMMAAQFMGKSYMEDYSTALNISWEADIWGKISGRKEAALAQYLQTQEAANAVRTRLVASVAQGYYRLLMLDLQVDITRRNLVLVDSTIHMTRVQRDLGMTNTLALQQQESVRDQLVQSLPVLKQQVVVQENALLALTGRMPGNIDRRANLLDIHQMEQFNTGIPVELLSLRPDVRSSELELRRSVAVAHVAKVSMYPSLNITAQGGLNAFKASNWFSIPGSLFGMLTGSLTQPILQGRQLKTAYNQAQLATAQAEFQFKESVLQAVGEVSNILVEIESLQDQQIVSTALIDRSGDMVKNAMILFKNDMATYLEVIAAQQSKLQSELNYATIRQQKLIAEVNLYRALGGGVKK; from the coding sequence ATGAATAACCATATAAATATAAATAAAAGAACGAGGCTTTGGGCATTGGCTACAGGGATGGTAGCTATATTAGCCGCTTGTTCTACAGGAAGATATGTGCCGAGCAAGGTGGAGCTGCCATCCCAGTATCGGATAGATTCTAATGCTATTGTTATGAATGCAGATAGCAATTTGGCGAAGCTGTCTTATCGTGATTTTTTTACGGATCCAGTCTTGTTGGATTTGATCGATAGCAGCCTAATCAATAATAACAACCTCCAGATAGCACTCAAGCAGATCGATATGGCTACGGAGGCAATAAAGCAGGCCAAATGGGGATATCTTCCCATTGTCACTGCGACAGCAGGTGGAGCTACTCTTACTCGTCCTTCTGACAACAGTATGAATGGTATGATGGCGGCTCAGTTCATGGGCAAAAGCTATATGGAAGACTACTCTACTGCTCTCAATATATCTTGGGAAGCCGACATCTGGGGTAAGATCAGTGGACGAAAAGAGGCCGCATTGGCGCAATATCTGCAGACACAAGAAGCAGCAAATGCAGTTCGTACACGATTGGTAGCGAGTGTCGCGCAGGGCTACTATAGACTGTTGATGCTTGATCTACAAGTGGACATTACCCGTCGGAATCTTGTTTTGGTGGACAGTACGATTCATATGACACGTGTTCAGCGTGATTTAGGAATGACTAATACGCTAGCCTTACAGCAGCAGGAAAGCGTTCGAGATCAATTGGTGCAATCGCTCCCTGTCCTTAAGCAACAGGTCGTAGTTCAGGAAAATGCCCTATTGGCCTTAACAGGGCGCATGCCTGGCAATATCGATCGCCGAGCCAATCTACTTGATATCCATCAGATGGAACAGTTCAATACAGGTATACCCGTGGAGTTGTTGAGTCTAAGACCCGACGTCAGGAGTAGCGAATTGGAGTTGCGCCGTTCGGTGGCGGTTGCCCATGTCGCTAAGGTCAGTATGTATCCATCGTTGAATATTACTGCTCAGGGAGGACTCAATGCATTTAAGGCCAGCAATTGGTTCAGTATTCCCGGTTCGCTTTTTGGTATGTTGACAGGATCTCTTACACAACCCATTTTACAGGGGCGACAATTGAAGACGGCGTATAACCAGGCGCAGTTGGCAACAGCGCAAGCCGAGTTTCAATTTAAGGAGAGCGTGTTGCAGGCAGTGGGCGAAGTGTCCAATATCCTGGTCGAGATCGAATCCTTGCAAGATCAACAAATTGTCTCTACCGCCTTGATAGACCGCAGTGGTGATATGGTCAAAAATGCCATGATTCTTTTCAAGAACGACATGGCCACTTATTTAGAAGTTATCGCTGCACAACAGAGTAAATTGCAATCGGAGCTGAATTATGCCACTATCCGACAACAGAAACTGATAGCAGAAGTTAATCTCTATAGAGCACTTGGGGGAGGAGTAAAGAAATAG
- a CDS encoding SusC/RagA family TonB-linked outer membrane protein, with the protein MKHFSLFKCVSNGGYPEFWKRKANVIFAVKCSLALMGPALCSANVHAFSQTVRYDSQPVELGHLLKDIERHTGYVFFYKSTDIKGVQVYDFSLKNKSVESMLKELAMKIPFQYTIKGKTIALNKVSASQKIISGQVKDAQGAPLPGVSIMVKGTARGTSSDANGDYTLEAAAHEIIVFRAVGYEISEISAGNSALLNTVVLQQQPQQLEELVVIGYGKVNRRNVSGAVASVKGSDLSAVSTSSNFTQSLQGKAAGLQVLQGTGQPGANSSVKIRSNPSNASAGVLYVVDGVPINGGASTPSASVSTQSNQDISPLNFINSNDIESIEVLKDAASASIYGARAGAGVILITTKRGQSGTPKINYTGSYGFQSPAKMYEVLDTRTYMQQVNMIDLERWMLANKIGPYYGQVDASTLPAFSPRYSDDEIKNTPTKQNAMDAISRNGYTTQHNVSLAGGTDKTKYFVSGNYFDQKGILIATGMRRYNFRANFDQHITDKIKTGISATMSDGVIKATGTGGAFENGGILTAALYHPGNMDLVNPDGTFPLNPRYANIPNPLSYETVLNDVKNFRLLTNAYLSWEVVDGLTAKGMYSFDRSTSGRELYLPRTYLGGAKTNGNAQISQNEANIKLLEYTLNYDKTISGDHRLGALLGYSFNQFNTKGLSAGNQNFPTDALYHHNLGTGQSPKPSVGSESGEKTIASYFARGIYTFKNKYTLQASLRRDGASNFAENKKWGYFPGIAANWVMSDEAFMQADSNPINFLKWRLSYGQTGNSDIQSAAQLAYSTSYSEGNYSYLFGDGASPSTGFGIARLNNPDLSWETASEINAGLDFGLFNDRITGSVDYFSKTISGLLFNVTTPGTYEINVRTVNAGKTQTDGYEIALQTKNIIDRSGDKSFTWSSTINFSHYLSYWKERAPQTMATLARYVVPTGRDAVYNAAFGYLSSGIYDGQGGAPAHMADMLPGSLMLSDLASYDQNGNLAAPDGRITAADQTLLANLDPKFNFGFGNTFTFKDFDLQVFFSGAIMKAWSPYGPNRNFRIASLAANMGTYGWNTMPISLERWTFENPTGSFPTGLSDAKYAAYQNNSSYWMVNANFLRCRNITLGYSCPTEWLAGQQVVKGLRLSFDVQNPFTITKYPGLDPELNQNNYYPLAKSYVLGVNVSF; encoded by the coding sequence ATGAAACACTTTTCTCTATTTAAGTGTGTTTCCAATGGGGGCTATCCCGAATTTTGGAAACGCAAAGCCAACGTTATCTTTGCCGTCAAATGCAGCCTTGCCCTTATGGGACCTGCGTTGTGCAGCGCCAATGTACATGCATTCTCCCAAACCGTAAGATACGATAGCCAACCTGTTGAACTTGGCCATCTCTTAAAAGATATCGAGCGGCATACTGGTTATGTGTTCTTCTATAAGTCCACAGATATCAAAGGTGTGCAGGTATATGATTTCTCCCTCAAAAATAAATCTGTTGAATCGATGCTGAAAGAACTGGCAATGAAGATACCTTTTCAGTATACGATAAAGGGAAAGACCATCGCCCTGAATAAGGTTTCCGCATCACAGAAGATTATTTCTGGTCAAGTAAAAGATGCTCAAGGTGCCCCTCTACCTGGAGTGAGTATTATGGTCAAAGGGACGGCTAGGGGGACTTCATCTGACGCAAATGGCGATTATACCTTAGAAGCTGCAGCTCACGAAATCATTGTATTTCGGGCGGTTGGGTATGAAATTTCAGAGATATCAGCTGGTAATTCCGCTCTCTTAAACACTGTTGTCCTTCAGCAGCAGCCCCAGCAGTTAGAGGAGTTGGTCGTTATCGGTTACGGTAAGGTCAATCGTAGGAACGTGTCCGGTGCAGTGGCCTCTGTCAAAGGCTCTGATTTATCAGCTGTTTCTACCTCTTCCAACTTTACCCAATCGTTGCAGGGGAAGGCCGCGGGCCTACAGGTGTTACAAGGAACAGGTCAACCAGGAGCCAATTCGAGTGTAAAGATTCGTAGCAATCCATCCAATGCCAGTGCTGGCGTGTTGTACGTTGTGGATGGAGTGCCCATTAATGGAGGTGCGAGTACGCCTAGTGCGTCGGTGAGTACGCAGAGCAATCAAGATATCAGTCCGTTGAATTTTATCAATTCCAATGATATTGAATCCATAGAAGTACTTAAAGACGCAGCGTCTGCATCTATCTACGGAGCTAGAGCCGGTGCAGGTGTGATATTGATTACCACCAAACGTGGTCAGTCAGGTACACCTAAGATTAACTATACAGGGTCATATGGTTTCCAAAGTCCAGCAAAGATGTACGAAGTACTCGATACCCGCACCTATATGCAGCAGGTCAATATGATCGACCTGGAACGTTGGATGCTTGCTAATAAAATAGGACCCTATTATGGTCAGGTAGACGCTTCCACCTTACCTGCATTCAGCCCTAGATATTCCGATGACGAAATCAAGAATACACCTACCAAGCAGAATGCAATGGACGCTATTTCGCGAAATGGCTACACCACCCAACACAATGTGTCGTTAGCTGGTGGCACAGATAAGACCAAATACTTTGTGTCGGGCAACTATTTTGATCAAAAAGGTATCTTGATTGCTACCGGTATGCGCCGCTATAATTTTAGAGCAAATTTTGATCAGCATATTACCGACAAAATTAAGACAGGTATTAGTGCGACCATGTCCGATGGAGTTATCAAAGCTACCGGTACCGGTGGAGCATTCGAGAATGGAGGGATCCTTACTGCAGCTCTATATCATCCGGGCAACATGGACCTGGTCAATCCTGACGGTACCTTTCCCCTCAATCCTAGGTATGCCAATATCCCTAACCCATTGTCTTATGAGACCGTATTGAACGATGTCAAGAATTTTAGACTCTTGACCAATGCTTACCTATCTTGGGAGGTCGTGGATGGGCTTACAGCCAAAGGGATGTACAGCTTTGATCGTTCGACCAGTGGACGAGAGCTCTATTTACCTCGCACTTATTTAGGTGGAGCCAAGACCAATGGCAACGCACAGATTTCGCAAAATGAGGCCAATATTAAATTACTGGAATATACTTTAAATTATGACAAGACCATTTCCGGAGATCACCGGCTTGGCGCGTTGTTGGGGTATTCCTTCAATCAATTTAATACGAAAGGTTTGAGCGCTGGCAATCAGAATTTTCCTACAGATGCCTTGTATCATCACAATTTAGGAACAGGCCAAAGCCCTAAGCCGTCCGTAGGGTCCGAATCCGGCGAAAAGACCATCGCTTCCTACTTCGCGCGAGGTATCTATACCTTTAAAAATAAGTATACTTTACAGGCCTCCTTGCGACGAGATGGAGCGTCCAATTTTGCTGAAAATAAGAAATGGGGGTATTTCCCTGGCATAGCGGCCAATTGGGTGATGTCGGATGAAGCGTTTATGCAGGCCGATAGCAATCCCATTAATTTCCTAAAGTGGCGTCTCTCTTACGGACAGACTGGTAATAGTGATATTCAAAGTGCGGCCCAGTTGGCCTACAGCACAAGCTACTCGGAGGGCAATTACTCCTATCTATTTGGTGATGGAGCATCTCCATCTACCGGTTTTGGAATTGCTCGGTTGAATAATCCTGATCTTAGTTGGGAGACCGCCAGCGAGATAAATGCTGGATTAGACTTTGGTTTGTTTAATGATCGTATTACCGGGTCTGTAGATTACTTTAGCAAAACCATCAGCGGCCTTCTTTTCAATGTCACTACTCCCGGTACCTATGAGATTAATGTACGTACTGTCAATGCTGGCAAGACACAGACTGATGGGTACGAGATTGCGCTACAGACCAAGAACATTATCGATCGCTCTGGCGACAAAAGCTTTACTTGGTCTTCAACCATCAATTTCTCTCATTATTTGAGCTACTGGAAGGAGCGAGCTCCGCAGACTATGGCCACATTGGCAAGATATGTCGTACCTACTGGTCGAGATGCGGTTTATAATGCTGCATTTGGTTACCTTTCTTCTGGTATTTATGATGGTCAGGGCGGCGCCCCTGCTCACATGGCAGATATGCTTCCTGGTAGCCTGATGCTGTCTGATTTAGCTAGCTACGACCAAAATGGCAATTTGGCTGCACCCGATGGTCGCATTACCGCTGCCGATCAGACTTTATTGGCTAATCTCGATCCTAAATTTAACTTCGGTTTTGGCAATACATTTACTTTTAAGGATTTTGATCTCCAGGTATTTTTCTCAGGAGCCATTATGAAAGCATGGAGTCCTTATGGTCCCAATCGCAATTTCAGGATTGCCAGTTTAGCGGCCAATATGGGTACCTATGGATGGAATACCATGCCCATTAGTTTGGAAAGATGGACCTTTGAAAATCCTACAGGTAGTTTCCCGACAGGGCTATCCGATGCCAAGTATGCCGCCTATCAAAATAATTCGAGCTACTGGATGGTCAATGCTAATTTTCTCCGTTGTCGCAATATAACACTAGGTTACAGTTGTCCTACCGAATGGTTGGCGGGGCAGCAGGTGGTCAAAGGCCTCCGATTATCCTTTGACGTCCAAAATCCGTTCACCATCACCAAATATCCAGGTTTGGATCCAGAGTTAAATCAGAATAATTATTACCCTTTGGCCAAGAGCTATGTATTGGGTGTAAATGTTAGTTTCTAA
- a CDS encoding RNA polymerase sigma-70 factor — protein MVKDLSEQDLLLAISQGDEQAFAMLYNRYHIKLNQFLTKFTAADPSKGADILQEAFLRLWLNRDRIYEINNFQSWIYKVVSNEGLTFLRKEVHSHNKALRLKELYDSNQMESVHIPRLMEFDELKHIIQQSIDKMPDQRRKIYLLSREQGLTSAEIAADLNISPNTVYNTLTSALKQIRQDLSDNGYLVSTTILLLLKII, from the coding sequence ATGGTAAAAGACTTATCCGAGCAAGACTTATTGTTAGCCATCTCTCAGGGTGATGAGCAGGCATTCGCTATGCTCTACAATCGGTATCACATTAAGTTGAATCAATTTTTGACAAAATTTACAGCCGCTGATCCGTCCAAAGGAGCCGATATCCTTCAAGAAGCTTTTTTGAGATTATGGTTGAATAGGGATCGCATCTACGAAATCAATAATTTTCAGTCTTGGATTTATAAGGTGGTTAGCAACGAAGGGCTTACCTTTTTGCGTAAGGAAGTACACAGTCACAACAAAGCCCTTCGTTTGAAGGAGCTATATGATTCCAATCAGATGGAGTCGGTACACATCCCTCGGTTGATGGAGTTTGATGAGCTTAAGCACATTATACAACAATCCATTGATAAGATGCCTGACCAACGTCGAAAAATTTATTTGCTGAGTCGGGAGCAGGGCTTGACTTCAGCAGAAATCGCTGCAGACCTTAATATTTCCCCAAATACAGTCTACAACACACTCACTTCAGCACTAAAGCAGATTCGACAAGACCTTTCTGACAACGGTTACCTTGTTTCTACTACAATCTTGCTCCTTTTAAAAATTATTTAA
- a CDS encoding RagB/SusD family nutrient uptake outer membrane protein, producing MKKSIRTKRWLRLAILSLATIPILAACEKDLAYKNNQELNNENYPKSADDANAAVTAMYSGMMQGALWNGWSAAQAGYATQASQTTDEAVCYWDDGGSWTRLNALNFDPDFGSITRHYGSLVRYISKITGVIPQIEAIAMDDILKKRYIGELKALRGYFMQILYLYYGPVPVVLDPAILNTPASAALPRPSTADMVALIEKDFTEAISVLPDRFTGADYGRFSKAACLTSLMKLYMQEKRWQDAVDAGNQVKSIGFSLAANYEDNFNINNKGGNSEIILAIVCNATSPTNGNIYRPHYLPTDYYEVSNDGFDTAWGGYRMPWKTYDKFDQDDYRLKLLMQKYPTRKDGQVVLRDARAGGDIGAVMMKYGPDPAKTSVEVSAVDIVVMRYADVELLMAEALNELNGPSSEAYAFINDVRSIHGKLPALSGLDQSGFRVAVQNERLFELWAEGVRRDDLIRWGQYIQRAKNDGYTNVDDHLILYPLPRTAINESNGVIKQNPGYN from the coding sequence ATGAAAAAATCTATAAGAACAAAAAGATGGTTACGATTGGCAATTTTGTCATTAGCTACGATTCCAATTTTGGCTGCATGCGAGAAGGATCTTGCCTATAAAAATAACCAAGAACTTAACAATGAAAATTATCCCAAATCAGCAGATGATGCCAATGCAGCGGTCACCGCTATGTATTCAGGTATGATGCAAGGGGCGTTGTGGAATGGTTGGAGTGCTGCACAAGCGGGTTATGCCACACAAGCCAGCCAGACCACTGATGAGGCTGTTTGTTATTGGGATGACGGCGGTAGTTGGACACGCTTGAATGCGTTGAACTTCGATCCCGATTTTGGTTCCATTACTCGGCACTATGGGTCTTTGGTTCGGTATATTTCCAAGATTACCGGAGTTATTCCGCAGATTGAAGCGATCGCTATGGATGATATCCTGAAGAAACGATACATTGGTGAGTTGAAAGCATTGCGAGGGTATTTTATGCAGATCTTGTACTTATACTATGGTCCCGTACCGGTAGTGTTGGATCCAGCGATTCTCAATACACCTGCTTCAGCGGCACTGCCTCGCCCTAGCACAGCGGATATGGTCGCATTAATTGAAAAAGATTTTACAGAAGCAATTTCCGTCTTGCCCGACAGATTTACCGGTGCCGATTATGGTCGTTTTTCAAAAGCCGCATGTCTGACTAGCTTGATGAAATTGTATATGCAAGAGAAGCGTTGGCAGGATGCTGTCGATGCCGGTAATCAAGTCAAATCTATTGGGTTTTCTTTGGCAGCCAATTATGAAGACAACTTCAATATTAATAATAAGGGGGGTAATTCTGAGATTATCTTGGCTATTGTTTGCAATGCCACTTCCCCCACCAACGGCAATATCTATCGCCCCCATTACCTCCCGACCGATTATTACGAAGTTTCCAACGATGGATTTGATACGGCCTGGGGTGGCTATCGCATGCCTTGGAAGACATACGATAAGTTTGATCAGGATGATTACCGTTTGAAATTATTAATGCAAAAATACCCGACGCGCAAAGATGGACAGGTTGTATTACGCGATGCCCGTGCCGGAGGGGATATTGGTGCTGTGATGATGAAATATGGTCCTGACCCGGCCAAGACCAGTGTTGAAGTCAGTGCCGTTGACATCGTTGTGATGCGTTATGCGGATGTTGAGCTATTGATGGCCGAGGCCTTGAATGAGCTAAATGGCCCGTCTTCCGAAGCCTATGCTTTCATTAATGATGTCAGGAGTATACATGGCAAGTTGCCTGCTCTCTCTGGCCTAGATCAGTCTGGATTTCGCGTAGCCGTCCAGAATGAGCGTTTGTTTGAATTATGGGCCGAAGGTGTCCGTCGTGACGACTTGATTCGCTGGGGGCAGTATATCCAGCGTGCTAAGAATGACGGATATACCAATGTCGATGATCATTTGATTTTGTACCCATTACCACGTACCGCCATCAATGAATCTAATGGTGTCATCAAGCAAAATCCAGGTTACAACTAG